The window GGCAATTTTTACGAATCTGCTGCCCAAATCTATTCCGAGCTTCATTTTTTCCTCGCAGAGAGCATTTCCAGAAAGGATTCAATGCGTATCTTTGTTCGTGCGTCTATGCCCGCCGGAGCGTCCCCCTCAATGGTGAGTATGGGGCATTTTATGTTTTTTCGGATGATGATGTCCTGCATCTGCCGGTAGCAGAATGACTGGACATAGTGGATGATCCCGTCCAGTTTCCGCTCGTCAACCGCCTGCTGAATGTCTTCCAGTCTGCCGAAGACGTCGTATGGATAGGTGTAGTCGGCGTAACGCTGAACGTAGTCCTCGTGGTCGGAGGGGATAGCGAACTGACGCTGTATCTCATTGTAGACCACCTTTGCCCCTTTCTCTTCAAGGAACTGGTAGATATCGGAGAAAATGGTGGGAACGCCTATGAAGCCTATCCGCAGGCCTTCCGCTTCGGCAAACCTGCTTTCGGTCATGGCGAGGAAATCGTCCAGATCCTTGTCATAGGTTATCAGGTTTGTGTTGAAGTCGGTGGATGTCACCAGCCAGAGATGGTTCTCGAAGCCTGAGACCTGCCCCTCAACGGTCATTCTGTCCAGTCTGCGCAGTTTCTCACGCACGGGGTCTGTATATTTGCTGTATTCAACGGCACTTTTAAGAGTGGTTCCCATGGATGCGGCAAAACGCTCCATCTCGGTTTTAAGCTGTGTGTAGCGTGTCTCTTTTTCAAAGGGATAGCTGAACGAGTGCACCTTTATTCCCGCTTCAATGAAAAGCTCTGCCAGAGCGTGGGAGTTGCTGCAGTCGCCCTGCGTAACAGCCACAACCTCGTCGATGTCCGCAGTTTTAACGGCAGTGTAGATGCCCTTTATCCATGCGCAGAGGTTGCGGGGCAGACCTTCGTCCTCCGCCATCTCTGCCATTTTAACGGGGTCTTTGTCGGTTATGAATATATTGTTGAGGTCGACGGGTGTTTTGCCTGCCGCCAGAATTATCTCAACAGGGATTGTTGTGGTAAAGCCTACTCTTGACATTATTTAAGACTGAAATCGATGTATCTGCGCACTTCTTTGTGCAGACCCTGTCTGTTTTTGAAAATCACCATATTCTGCTCGAAAAACCTGTCCATTTCGTTGAAATCCACAAGGTCGATGGTGTCGCCGCTCATTCTGTCCTGCAGACGAACAACCTTTGTGAATTCGTTCTCTTTAATTTTTTTGGTCTTTATCTTCTGTTTTTTATTATAGATGTAAAGTTCGCAGACCTCACCCTCGCAGGTCAGCTCTGCATCGTACCATGTCATATCTTCGAAAACGGCCATCCAGCGTGCTTCCATCAAAGCACCCCTTTGGCTCTTTTGATCTCGTCTCTGCGCTGTTCGGAAAAGCTCTGTATGTCCTTCATAAACCTGTAGTCATAAAGCTCCTGCAGGTCTTCAGCGGTCTTAACGCCCATAACGAGGTCGAAGAGGTCGTTGTCGAACATCCGCACCAGCATGGCGATGAACGCTTCCAGATCATCCTCTGTGTAGCTTTCGGGCAGGTGGTTCGTGACATAGTCCCTCAGGAACATTTCGTTCTCCAGAATCGCACGTCTGGCCGCCTGAAATATCGCCTTTTTTCTTAGTGCTTCCATTCTTTCCATGTGTGTCTCCGTTTCTCCAATATATATCAATCAGTTTTTTCGTCAATATGAACGGGTGCAACGTCCACCGAGCGGAACCTGTGATATATCACAAAGCCGGGCGGGGTGTTCTTGGGCTTTTTTACGTTTTTTTTCTGGGTGTAGTCAACGGTTACTTTCAGATTGTTCTTTGCCTTGCTCATTCCTGCGACAATGGCCGCACACTGCTCAATCTCGTCCGGAGTTGCGTTCCCGCTCTTGCGGAAGATAAGATGTGCCGAGGGCAGTTTCTGTGCGTGGAACCACATGTCCTCGGGGTTTGCAAACTGGAATACCAGCCTGTGGTTGCTGACGGAGTTTCGGCCAATGTATGCCGTGCCGCCGCCTATATCCATCTTTATGAACTGTTTCTCTTTTATCTGTTTTTTCTGTTTCGGCTCGGATTTTTTCATCTCCAGAGCCAGCTCACGCAGGTCATCCTCTTTTGCGGATATCTCTATGAAATAGAGCTGTTCCAGAGCGGAATCTATTATGTTGTCAACCTCGCCCATGCGGGATTTCACCAGTGCCACCGAACGTTCCAGCTTATCCGCACGACCGTAAAGCCTGTTCACTTCCTTGTTGGCATCAAAGAACTCCGGCACATCGTAGACCACTGTCTCTATGCCGCTTTCCGTATAGTTTGTAAGCTCGGTCTTCCCTTTGGCATTTTTGA of the Seleniivibrio woodruffii genome contains:
- a CDS encoding 2-hydroxyacyl-CoA dehydratase family protein, whose protein sequence is MSRVGFTTTIPVEIILAAGKTPVDLNNIFITDKDPVKMAEMAEDEGLPRNLCAWIKGIYTAVKTADIDEVVAVTQGDCSNSHALAELFIEAGIKVHSFSYPFEKETRYTQLKTEMERFAASMGTTLKSAVEYSKYTDPVREKLRRLDRMTVEGQVSGFENHLWLVTSTDFNTNLITYDKDLDDFLAMTESRFAEAEGLRIGFIGVPTIFSDIYQFLEEKGAKVVYNEIQRQFAIPSDHEDYVQRYADYTYPYDVFGRLEDIQQAVDERKLDGIIHYVQSFCYRQMQDIIIRKNIKCPILTIEGDAPAGIDARTKIRIESFLEMLSARKK
- a CDS encoding succinate dehydrogenase assembly factor 2, with amino-acid sequence MERMEALRKKAIFQAARRAILENEMFLRDYVTNHLPESYTEDDLEAFIAMLVRMFDNDLFDLVMGVKTAEDLQELYDYRFMKDIQSFSEQRRDEIKRAKGVL